One window from the genome of Pedobacter schmidteae encodes:
- a CDS encoding SusC/RagA family TonB-linked outer membrane protein — MIVINSNNITINRGRGRGMLLLLLLNFFSIVLFAQDVVIRGTVRDEMGAPLAGAYILQVSTKNATRTEKDGSFELKNVSPGAVIRASFVGRLMAEKTLKAGERTLNFILKPNNLTLKEVTVNTGLYKRPVGNFTGSAKTYSGEELKTVNPRNVLQALAVVDPSVRIAQNNVLGSDPNSLPNLQIRGANNLSTLAPGSAANPVSNGDIMANYLSNPNQPLIILDGFETTLQTLYDLDINLIASITVLKDAAATVAYGSKAANGVIVVDTKQPVPGKLRVTYSVNASLELPDLSSYNMMNAEQLLEAQRLTGVYSDPNNQFVDLARKQWYDYRLGQVRTGVNTYWLSQPVQTGFGLSHSLSLSGGTGALRYSFGLNYNSAEGVMKESGRDRYGMSYNVSYTIKKVKLSNSIALGYTKGNNTPWGSFESYVKLFPYFKNTDAAGMPVKILEPAQSELGFNIAAPGGTFVNPSYNATLNVKDYSTILNMTNNTNLEWSLTEDLKITGSLGWTLNTPGAEAFYPADHTRFVSNPLALFPNLGYYQQLNGKNSAINGRLNASYHLKLGEHTVLANLGAQLQRTSSNSTAIAVYGIPNDYLGEMGMANGFDYQSTKPRSTNNMSKNLSNFLSISYNYDNRYTAEFTVNQSGSSQFGSNSRFAPFYAGGLSWNISNEPFFKPNNIIQTAKMNASIGTTGNQNFSSDMAQQIYQYNYQNNYRLMVGSSTLSYANPDLKWQQTLKKNIGLNLGMLNGKLNVNLEFFKETTDNLILPLDLAPSTGFASYQNNLGATSNQGYELALSAPLIKNSKHNIFWTIGFNAGHYSNVITKLSPAIIAINEAFNSKEDPNNATNTRYQTSPLPRFEVGQSMTRIWAVPSLGIDPATGKEVFVKLDGSRSFVWDAKDKRPIADATAKIKGSMSSNLTYRNFVFNFIFSYQYGGYMYNQTLVDKVENVNLMQGNADLRVLTERWKQPGDHSSFKALTANGALGLQQTNVTSRFVQKDNFLELASISVGYNIPPNLKWIRAARLSAPRLMITQNNLLRFGTIKTERGTSYPFSRSLNFGLSTNF, encoded by the coding sequence ATGATTGTTATAAATAGCAATAATATAACTATAAACAGGGGGCGGGGCAGAGGAATGCTGTTGCTGCTGCTCCTCAACTTCTTTAGTATCGTACTTTTTGCACAGGATGTCGTGATCAGAGGTACGGTAAGGGATGAAATGGGAGCCCCGCTGGCAGGTGCATATATACTACAGGTTAGTACTAAGAATGCTACGCGGACAGAAAAAGACGGCTCTTTTGAATTGAAAAATGTAAGTCCCGGGGCCGTGATCAGGGCATCGTTTGTGGGACGTTTGATGGCAGAAAAAACCTTAAAAGCAGGTGAAAGGACCCTCAATTTCATTTTAAAACCTAACAATCTTACTCTTAAAGAAGTAACGGTAAATACAGGCTTGTATAAACGCCCGGTAGGTAATTTTACAGGGTCTGCCAAAACCTATTCGGGTGAGGAACTGAAAACGGTTAATCCCCGGAATGTACTGCAGGCATTGGCTGTAGTTGACCCATCAGTAAGGATCGCACAGAACAATGTGCTCGGGAGTGATCCGAACAGCCTGCCGAATTTACAGATAAGAGGAGCCAATAACCTTTCTACTTTAGCACCGGGGAGTGCTGCAAATCCGGTTTCCAATGGTGATATCATGGCTAATTACCTCTCCAATCCCAATCAGCCATTGATTATCCTTGATGGTTTTGAAACTACACTGCAAACGCTTTATGATCTGGACATCAATTTAATTGCCAGTATTACCGTATTAAAAGATGCGGCAGCAACGGTTGCTTATGGATCGAAGGCCGCCAATGGCGTAATTGTAGTAGATACCAAACAGCCGGTTCCAGGAAAATTAAGGGTTACCTATTCGGTAAATGCCAGTTTAGAATTGCCTGACCTTTCGTCGTACAACATGATGAATGCAGAACAGCTTTTGGAAGCACAGCGTTTAACCGGTGTTTATAGCGATCCAAACAACCAGTTTGTTGACCTGGCCAGAAAACAATGGTATGATTACAGGTTGGGGCAGGTAAGAACCGGGGTAAATACCTACTGGCTCTCTCAACCGGTTCAAACAGGCTTTGGCTTAAGTCATAGTTTGTCGTTATCAGGTGGTACAGGGGCTTTACGCTATTCTTTTGGCCTGAACTACAATTCGGCTGAAGGTGTGATGAAAGAATCGGGCAGAGACCGTTATGGAATGAGCTATAATGTTTCTTATACCATTAAGAAGGTTAAGCTGAGCAATTCCATCGCGCTTGGCTATACAAAAGGAAATAATACGCCCTGGGGTAGCTTTGAATCGTATGTAAAACTATTTCCATATTTCAAAAATACAGATGCAGCGGGGATGCCGGTTAAAATTCTCGAGCCTGCTCAATCTGAACTGGGTTTCAATATTGCTGCGCCAGGCGGGACATTTGTGAATCCTTCCTATAACGCTACATTGAACGTAAAAGATTATTCGACGATACTGAATATGACCAACAATACCAATCTGGAATGGTCTTTAACGGAGGATCTCAAAATAACCGGTAGCCTGGGCTGGACTTTAAACACACCGGGGGCCGAAGCATTTTATCCTGCCGATCATACCCGTTTTGTTTCCAATCCGTTGGCTTTGTTCCCTAATCTGGGCTATTATCAACAGCTTAATGGAAAGAATAGTGCAATAAATGGCAGGCTGAATGCAAGTTACCACTTAAAGCTTGGCGAGCATACTGTACTTGCAAATCTTGGTGCCCAGTTGCAGAGAACGTCGAGCAACTCAACTGCGATAGCTGTTTATGGTATCCCCAACGATTACCTGGGAGAAATGGGAATGGCCAATGGTTTTGACTATCAGAGTACCAAGCCAAGGTCTACCAATAACATGAGCAAGAACCTTTCTAACTTTTTGAGCATAAGCTATAATTACGATAACCGCTATACGGCTGAATTTACGGTTAACCAAAGTGGCTCCTCCCAATTTGGTTCCAACAGCCGGTTTGCGCCTTTTTATGCAGGTGGCCTTAGCTGGAACATTAGCAATGAGCCCTTTTTTAAACCCAATAACATCATACAGACCGCAAAAATGAATGCGAGTATAGGTACAACCGGTAATCAGAATTTTTCTTCTGATATGGCACAGCAGATCTATCAGTATAATTATCAGAACAATTACCGTTTGATGGTGGGCTCTTCAACACTTAGCTATGCAAATCCCGATCTAAAATGGCAGCAAACACTGAAAAAGAATATTGGTTTAAACCTGGGGATGTTAAATGGTAAGCTCAATGTAAACCTCGAGTTTTTCAAAGAAACAACAGACAACCTGATCCTGCCGTTAGATCTGGCCCCTTCTACAGGTTTTGCCAGTTATCAGAATAATTTAGGTGCAACAAGCAATCAGGGCTATGAACTGGCATTGTCTGCTCCGCTAATTAAAAATTCGAAGCATAACATATTCTGGACAATTGGGTTTAATGCAGGGCATTATTCCAATGTGATTACAAAATTGTCGCCCGCAATTATTGCCATCAATGAGGCTTTTAATAGTAAGGAAGATCCGAATAATGCAACAAACACCAGATACCAGACCAGTCCGCTGCCAAGATTTGAAGTAGGGCAGTCGATGACGAGGATCTGGGCTGTACCTTCTTTAGGAATTGATCCGGCAACGGGTAAAGAGGTATTCGTAAAACTGGATGGCAGTCGTTCCTTTGTATGGGATGCAAAAGATAAACGTCCTATAGCCGACGCGACCGCGAAAATAAAAGGAAGCATGAGCTCAAACCTGACTTACAGGAACTTTGTTTTCAATTTTATTTTTAGTTATCAGTATGGTGGTTACATGTATAACCAAACTCTGGTAGACAAGGTAGAGAATGTAAACCTGATGCAGGGAAATGCCGACTTAAGGGTGTTAACAGAGCGATGGAAACAACCTGGCGACCATTCTTCCTTTAAAGCGCTGACTGCTAACGGAGCTTTAGGCCTGCAACAAACAAATGTAACTTCACGTTTTGTCCAAAAAGACAATTTTCTGGAGCTGGCAAGTATAAGTGTTGGCTATAACATTCCTCCGAATCTCAAATGGATAAGGGCTGCCCGTTTATCGGCCCCGCGTTTAATGATCACTCAGAATAACCTGTTACGTTTTGGTACCATCAAAACAGAGAGGGGAACAAGTTATCCGTTCTCCAGAAGTTTAAACTTTGGCCTGTCAACAAATTTTTAA
- a CDS encoding RagB/SusD family nutrient uptake outer membrane protein, with protein sequence MKILRNKLSVIAGLLVLLSMMACKKWVADARQPLGVDDSRIFSTEQGFREVLNGIYLQMGDSTLYGKELTMGVLSLAGRNYDSVSVKKVRPLYYNAATYNFTHPKVREYTTEVWNKMYQAITNLNNLLYNLELRKAIFTGTNYNTYKGEALALRAYLHFDLLRLFAAADVGATGIPYVTTIDFNETKAGTVGHTLEQCIADFSAADALLAADDMNTSQLTKWAVKGLLARVYLYKGDKGKANENALAVIDSKKFELSVNTNADLFFTKESLFKLYIYSNNYYAYYKAIFGAPSLIGLSVSGQTALYGSTTTDYRKSFIDATTGATSGVPLLAKKFTVTASNIFPMLRLTEMYYIVAECAPDVATGLSYINKVRVSRNLPGLTAINVPDPESLSKEIMNEYRKEFLGEGQLFFYYKRKNMPFNALPFYPKVPAVPGETYLPIVPDATYTFVKPE encoded by the coding sequence ATGAAGATTTTGAGAAATAAATTGTCAGTTATTGCAGGTCTGCTGGTGCTGTTGAGCATGATGGCATGTAAAAAATGGGTTGCCGATGCCCGTCAGCCTTTAGGGGTAGATGATTCCAGGATATTTTCTACCGAACAGGGATTTCGTGAGGTCTTAAATGGCATTTATCTGCAAATGGGCGATTCAACCCTCTATGGAAAGGAATTAACCATGGGAGTGCTTTCGCTTGCAGGCAGAAACTACGATAGTGTCAGTGTGAAAAAAGTAAGACCATTGTACTATAATGCTGCAACCTATAATTTTACCCATCCGAAAGTAAGGGAGTATACAACCGAAGTATGGAATAAAATGTATCAGGCAATTACCAATCTGAACAACCTGCTTTACAATCTGGAACTTAGAAAAGCCATATTTACGGGTACCAACTACAACACTTATAAAGGAGAAGCCCTGGCTCTCAGGGCGTATCTGCATTTTGACCTGCTCCGCTTATTTGCCGCTGCAGATGTTGGAGCAACAGGTATCCCTTATGTAACAACTATTGATTTTAATGAAACAAAGGCAGGCACGGTTGGGCATACCCTTGAACAATGTATAGCTGACTTCTCTGCCGCTGATGCCTTACTTGCAGCAGATGACATGAACACTTCACAGCTTACAAAATGGGCAGTTAAAGGCCTGTTGGCGCGGGTTTATTTATACAAAGGAGACAAAGGAAAGGCTAATGAAAATGCCCTGGCAGTAATTGACAGCAAGAAGTTTGAATTGTCTGTAAACACAAATGCTGATTTGTTTTTTACTAAAGAAAGCCTTTTTAAACTTTATATCTATAGCAATAACTATTACGCTTACTACAAAGCCATTTTTGGGGCACCCTCACTTATCGGTTTATCTGTATCAGGACAGACTGCCTTGTATGGCAGTACAACTACCGATTATCGCAAAAGTTTTATTGATGCAACCACGGGAGCAACCTCGGGCGTGCCGCTTTTAGCTAAAAAGTTTACGGTAACCGCTTCAAATATATTCCCTATGCTGCGGTTAACAGAGATGTATTACATCGTTGCGGAATGTGCCCCTGATGTAGCAACAGGTTTATCCTATATCAATAAGGTGCGGGTTTCCAGAAACCTGCCCGGTTTAACAGCCATTAATGTACCCGATCCGGAAAGCCTTTCTAAAGAGATTATGAATGAATACCGTAAGGAGTTTTTGGGTGAAGGACAACTGTTTTTCTATTATAAACGTAAAAATATGCCCTTTAACGCATTACCATTTTACCCGAAAGTGCCGGCAGTACCCGGAGAGACTTACCTGCCGATAGTACCTGATGCGACATACACATTTGTAAAACCTGAATAA